Genomic DNA from Haloarcula marina:
AGTCCAAAGAAGAGCAGATCGTCGCGGAAGACGAACTTCGCGAGGAGCGCGACGAACTCGTCGACGAACTCACCGACCTGCGGACTCGCATCGACCAGATAGAGTCCGAGGCCGTCGAACAGTTCAACGAGCACATGGAGGAGGTTCTCGACATCCTCGGCTACGACAACATCTCCCGCATCTGGATCGAACGCATCGAGACGACGGTCCGTGAGGGGCGGAAGAAAGTCGACAAGACGGTGTTCGAACTGCACGTCGTCCGGAGCACGGAGTCCGGCGCGGCCTACGAGGACACCGTCGACCATCTCTCGGAATCCGAGCGCGAGGTGACCGGCCTCATCTTCGCGCTCGCTGGGTATCTGGTCCACGACCTCTACGAGGACGTGCCGTTCATGCTGCTCGACTCGTTGGAGGCCATCGATTCCGAGCGTATCGCGTCGCTGGTGGACTACTTCTCGGGGTATGCCGACCACCTCGTCGTCGCGCTCCTGCCCGAGGACGCGCAGGCGCTCTCGGACGACTACGCTCGCGTCGAGAGCATCTAAGACCCGACTCAGCTCTCGGCTTCGCAATCACACCCGCCGCGTTCCAACAGTTCGGCGACGGAGTACTGGGCGTTGCAGTCTTCGCAGAACACGTCGACGCTGACGAACAGGCGGAAGTCGCCGAGCGTGATTCGGTCAGTCTTCGACAACCGCTCGAGTTTCTCGCGAGAGACGACTTCCGTTCGGGTAGTCAGGCGCTCGATTTGTTCGCGTTCGCGTGCGACCTGTTCCTCGTCCGTCGCGTGGTCGTAGCTCGCGCCGCGAACGTCCTGTAGATAGCTCCGGATAGCCTGATAGGTCACGAAATCGCTGGTCAGCGAGTCCACGTCGATACCGGCGTCTTCGAGGTCGCGTTTCGCGTCGGTGACACGACCGGCGCTGGCGTCGTCGTCGGTCAGTAGTCGGTAGTACATCTGGACGCCGTCGTCGACGGTGTCCATCCCGTGGTCGCGCAGTTGACGACGGAGCAATTCCTTGTTGAACAGTTCCGCCAGCGCGCGGAGGCTCTTTCGTTCCTCTCCCTCTGCGGTCCAGTAGGCCTCCAGTTCGGCCCCGAACCCGTCGAGTTCGTAGGCGTCGATGAGACGACCCACTTTCGTCGTCGGTAACTCTTCGTTTGACATATAGAGTATTTGTGGCCGGTGCTGAAATATGCCTTGCGTCTGTCTCGTTCGGTCGCGACGGTGGGCTCACCCCAGCGGACACTACCTTTATACTGTCTGTCTGAGTAACATGTGGTATGAACTACGAAATCACTCACCGACCGTCCTACGCCCAACTCGCACTCTCGCTGGAGCGGGGGGAGTCGGTCCGGGCCGAGGGCGGTGCGATGGTCAGCCACACCGGGAACCTCGACGTGGAGACGAACGCCGAAGGCGGCCTGCTGAAGTCGCTGTCCCGGTCGGTCCTCGGCGGCGAGTCGTTCTTCATGAACACCTTCACCGCGACGGACGACACCACGCTCAAACTGGCCCCCGCGCTGTCCGGCGACGTGCAGCACCACGAACTCGCCGACGAGACGCTGTACGTCCAGTCCACGTCGTTCATCGCCTCGGACCCGGCTATCGACGTCGACACGAAATTCGGCGGCGGAAAGACGTTCTTCGGTGGTGAAGGGCTCTTTCTGTTGAAACTCTCCGGAACCGGTCCCGCGTTCATCTCCAGTTACGGCGCAATCGACGAGATACACGTAGAGTCCGGCGAGACTGCCGTCGTCGACACCGGTCATATCGTCGCCTTCGAGGAATCGCTCGACTTCTCCATTCAAAAGGTCGGCGGCATCAAGTCGACGCTGTTCAGCGGTGAGGGCCTCGTCTGCGAGTTCACGGGCGAAGGCACCGTCTGGACCCAGACTCGCAGTCCGGACGCCTTCCTCTCGTGGCTCATTCCGAAACTGCCGACGCAGAGCTCGAACTGACCCGTTCCGGCGCCAATTCGGGAGGAGGAATTTCCGCTTTCGAGGGGATTTTACCGGATGTGTGACAACTTATCGCATGAAATTTTTCGACGATATCGAGGTCGGTGACGCCGAGGAGTTCGGTGCGTACGACGTGACGAAAGCGGAGATAATCGAGTTCGGCGAGAAGTACGACCCCCAACCGTTCCACGTGGACGAAGGCGCGGCCGAGGAGTCGTTCTTCGGGGAGTTGGTGGCTTCGGGATGGCACACGGCGGCGATATGTATGCGGTTGAACGTCGACCGGACGAAGCAGTCCGAGATTGCCGCACGTGCTGGTGTCGGGGTCGACGCACTGCGCTGGCACGAACTGGTTCGTCCGGGAGATACGCTCTACCTCCGTACGGAAGTGCTCGAGAAACGTCCGTCCGACGGCCACTCCGACAGGGGGTACGTCACCGTTTCCATGGCGGGTGTGAATCAGAACGACGTAGTGGTCATCTCGTTCGAGGCGACTATCATCGTCGCGCGCGACGTCGCGTCGCCGTGACCGACGCTCCCGGGAGTCACTCCGGCGGCGGTGATTCGACCACGACCACCCGCAGGTCGTTGACGTTCGTCGTCGTCGGTCCCGTCTCGACGAGCGCGTCGTTGGCGTCCAGATACCCCTCCGCGTCGTTCTCGGCGAGGGCGCGTCGGGCCGCCGTCCGGTCGTCGACGGTACCGCCCGAGACGAGTGCGCCCGCGTACGCCGAGTTGCCGTCGATGCCGTCGGTGTCGGCGCTCGCGACGACGACATCGTCCGCCGACCCGCGCGCGACCGCCCCGTGGCGCTCGATTGCGCAACTCAGCGCGAACTCCTGATTGGGGCCGCCGCGGCCGTCCCCGTCCCCGCGTATCGTCACCGTCGTCTCGCCGCCCGAGAGGAGCACCCCGGGCGGGTCGACCGGTTCGCCGACGGCGGCTGCGGACTCGGCGATGCCGACCACTACCTTCCCGGCCTCGCGTGCCTCGCCGCGGACGCGCGAACCCAGGACCAGCGGCGTGTAGCCGCGTTCCTCGGCGACTTCCGCGGCGGCCGACAGCGCCGTGTCGTTGTTCGCGAGGACGTGAATCTCGACGCCGTCGAGTGCGGGATCACCGGCTTTCGGTGTCTCGGGGTACGTCCCGTCCGCGCCGTCCGTCAATCGGCGGCGGACGGCGGACGGCACGTCGAGGTCGTACGTCTCGACGACGTCGAGCGCATCTTCATACGTGGTGTCGTCGGCGACGAGTGGGCCGCTGGCGATGACGCTCAGGTCGTCGCCGATAACGTCGCTGAACAGCAGGCCCGCGACCCGTGCGTCGCCGAGTCGGTGGGCCAGTCGACCCCCCTTTATCGCCGAGAGATGCTTCCGGACGGCGTTTATCTCGTCTATCGACGCCCCGGCCCCGAGTAACGATTCGGTGACGGCCTGGAGGTCCGCCAGTTCGACGGGGTCCGCGGGGGCCGCCATCAGCGCGCTCCCGCCGCCGGTCACGACCGCGAGGACGAGGTCGTTCGGTCCCGCCGATTCGGCGAGTTCGAGCATCTGGCGCGTGCTCTCGACGCCCGACGCGGTCGGAACCGGGTGGTCGCCGTCGAGAACGCGCACGCGGTCGGTCTCGACCGGGTTGTCCGTGACGACCGCTCCGTCGTCGATTCGGTCGCCTAAGACGGTCTCTAAGGCCGCCGCGACGTAGCCGGCGGCGTTGCCTCCGCCGAGAACGAGGACGCGGTCGAACGCCGAGAGGTCGTACGCCGAGTCCTGTACGCGGAGCACGTCGCCCGAGAGCGACACCCGTTCCGAGACGACCCGGCGCGGGTCGGCCGCCTCGATGCCCGCTTCGAGGCAGTCGAGGGCCAGCGTCGCCGACGGCGTGGCCGGGAGCGTGTCGCGGTTCCGTATCATGGCTCTCTCAACCCGGCCCTGCTACATAGTTGCCACGGCGGGGAGCAACGAAACGTCGTTTCAGACTGTAACGACGCCACAGCGGACCGTACGCTTATGGCGCCCGCACGCGCCTCTGGAACATGGACCGCGAATCACTCTCCGTGCCCGAATCGGTCGTCCTGAACGCCACCGGCGACCAGCCGATACCGGAGATGGGCGTCGTCGAACAGGTCTGGGAGACGGACCCGATAGCTCCCGCGGACATCCCTGAATTGACCCGCCGCGCCGTCGAATCGCTCGACTGGTCGGGCGTCCCCGACGGCGGCGAGGTGGCAATCGGTGCGGGAAGTCGCGGCATCGCCAACCTCGCCGCAATCGTCGGCGGTGTCGTCGCTGCCGTCGACGGACTGGGGTACGACCCGTTCGTCTTCCCGGCGATGGGGAGTCACGGCGGCGCCACGGGCGAGGGCCAGCGGGAGAAACTCGAAGCGCTGGGCGTCACCGAAGACGCCATCGGCTGTGAGATTCGGTCAAGCATGGACGTAGTGGAGGTCGGTCGGACGGCCGAGCGAGACGTGCCGGTCGTCGCCGACGCTAACGCCGTCGGGGCCGACGCCATCCTCCCGGTCAACCGCGTCAAGCCCCACACGGACTTCGACGGGGACGTGGAGAGCGGCCTCTCGAAGATGCTCGTCATCGGGATGGGGAAACAGCGGGGCGCGAAAATCGCCCACGAGTGGGCCGTCGACTGGAGTTTCCGGAACATGATTCCCGAGATTACCGAGCAGTTGCTCGCCGAACTCCCGGTCGTCGGCGGCGTCGCCATCGTCGAGGACCAGCACGACGATACGGCGCTCGTCGAAGGAATTACGCCGGACGGCTTCCTCGACCGGGAGCGAGAACTGCTGAGGACGGCGTACGACATCATGCCGACGATTCCGTTCGACGAACTTGACGTGGTCGTCGTCGACCGCTTCGGGAAGGACGTGAGCGGACAGGGGATGGACACGAACGTCATCGGCCGCCGGCCGTTCGCCATCAACGAACCGGCCCCCGAGTCGCCAGACATCAAACGCATCTTCGCCCGGAGTCTCACGGAGACGACGAAGGGCAACGCGATGGGGATGGGGTCGGCGGACTTCGTTCACGAGGCGGTCCTCCGCGAACTGGAAGCGGAGAAGACGCTCATCAACGCCATCACGGCAAGTACAGTCCGCGGCGTCCGCCTGCCGCCCGTGGTCGAGACGGACCGGGCCGGACTCGTCGCGTCGCTCTCGACTGGCGGCGTGGTCCCGGTCGCGGAGGCCCGCGTCATCCGGGTCACGGACACGATGCGACTCGACCGGATGTACGCGTCGTCGGCACTCGTCGACGAAGCGCGAGAGCGGTCGGACCTCCGGGTAGTCGCCGACCCGATGCCGGTCGAGTTCGACGAGGACGGCCAGTTTGCCGCGCCGACGCCTCACGAGAGTTGAGACGGCCGCGAGACGAGGACGGTCAGTCCTGCAAGACTTCGGCCAACCGCGCCTCGCCGAGCGTATCCACCAACCGCGCGAGGTCGACCACGCGGTCCTCGCCGAGGGTGTCGACGAGTTCGCGTATCTCCTCGGGGTCGAACGTCCGGGCGACGTAGCCCAGATTCTCGACCATCTCGGTCGTCCGTTCGACGGCGTCCTCGTCCGGTGAGAGACTCAGCGGCCGGTTCGTGAATCGGCCGTCGGCGTTGTAGTAACAGAACCGCAGTTCAGCCCCGTCGGCGTCGTCTGGGTCGACCACCTGCACGACCCCGCGCCCCTCCTCCCACTCGTCCACCGTCACTTCGAGCAGCGTTTCGTATCGTGTCATGGTGAAGTCTCCTAACGCTGCCGTAATATTCGTACCGATTCAAAATAGTCGAACAATTGTATCCGATTGCGAGACGCAAGGAATGGTGGTTTTAGAAAGTACCATTCGATATCTCGCCGCACCGACGCCCACGCCGTCGGCGTCGATTCACCTTGCCGGGTAAGGACTTCGTACGTTCCACGGCCGTCGCGCCCTCGACCCCGCCTCGTACACGCCGACGCGGTAAGGCTCGCTTTCGAGAGCGCGCCCGAGAAGCAATCGGCACGGTACCAGATAATACAACGCGTCGCGAAACCGAACTAACCTAACTGCATCCCAACCAGATTGAGGTGGTATCTAACCGTACGTAACACGAAACAACAACGTTGAGAGAGGTTTCAGAGAGATAATAATCTCTTTCTGCCGGGAGAGTGGCACAAACAGTAAAAATAGTCACAGATGTGTGGATTAAACTTGAATCGTCCACAAGAGGACGGTTCTATCACTGCACGAGAATATTTTCGGACCCGAAACAGCTATCAACGGTGTCACGCAGTGCCTATCCAAGATGCGAGTGCGGAGCCTGTCGACTATCTTACTGGTTATGGTCGTGCTAACCGGACTATTCGCGGGTCCGGTCCACGCCGCTAGCGTCCCGACGGCCGCGAAC
This window encodes:
- the rdfA gene encoding rod-determining factor RdfA produces the protein MSNEELPTTKVGRLIDAYELDGFGAELEAYWTAEGEERKSLRALAELFNKELLRRQLRDHGMDTVDDGVQMYYRLLTDDDASAGRVTDAKRDLEDAGIDVDSLTSDFVTYQAIRSYLQDVRGASYDHATDEEQVAREREQIERLTTRTEVVSREKLERLSKTDRITLGDFRLFVSVDVFCEDCNAQYSVAELLERGGCDCEAES
- a CDS encoding glycerate kinase type-2 family protein, translated to MIRNRDTLPATPSATLALDCLEAGIEAADPRRVVSERVSLSGDVLRVQDSAYDLSAFDRVLVLGGGNAAGYVAAALETVLGDRIDDGAVVTDNPVETDRVRVLDGDHPVPTASGVESTRQMLELAESAGPNDLVLAVVTGGGSALMAAPADPVELADLQAVTESLLGAGASIDEINAVRKHLSAIKGGRLAHRLGDARVAGLLFSDVIGDDLSVIASGPLVADDTTYEDALDVVETYDLDVPSAVRRRLTDGADGTYPETPKAGDPALDGVEIHVLANNDTALSAAAEVAEERGYTPLVLGSRVRGEAREAGKVVVGIAESAAAVGEPVDPPGVLLSGGETTVTIRGDGDGRGGPNQEFALSCAIERHGAVARGSADDVVVASADTDGIDGNSAYAGALVSGGTVDDRTAARRALAENDAEGYLDANDALVETGPTTTNVNDLRVVVVESPPPE
- a CDS encoding MaoC family dehydratase is translated as MKFFDDIEVGDAEEFGAYDVTKAEIIEFGEKYDPQPFHVDEGAAEESFFGELVASGWHTAAICMRLNVDRTKQSEIAARAGVGVDALRWHELVRPGDTLYLRTEVLEKRPSDGHSDRGYVTVSMAGVNQNDVVVISFEATIIVARDVASP
- a CDS encoding TIGR00266 family protein, which translates into the protein MNYEITHRPSYAQLALSLERGESVRAEGGAMVSHTGNLDVETNAEGGLLKSLSRSVLGGESFFMNTFTATDDTTLKLAPALSGDVQHHELADETLYVQSTSFIASDPAIDVDTKFGGGKTFFGGEGLFLLKLSGTGPAFISSYGAIDEIHVESGETAVVDTGHIVAFEESLDFSIQKVGGIKSTLFSGEGLVCEFTGEGTVWTQTRSPDAFLSWLIPKLPTQSSN
- a CDS encoding DUF362 domain-containing protein, with the protein product MDRESLSVPESVVLNATGDQPIPEMGVVEQVWETDPIAPADIPELTRRAVESLDWSGVPDGGEVAIGAGSRGIANLAAIVGGVVAAVDGLGYDPFVFPAMGSHGGATGEGQREKLEALGVTEDAIGCEIRSSMDVVEVGRTAERDVPVVADANAVGADAILPVNRVKPHTDFDGDVESGLSKMLVIGMGKQRGAKIAHEWAVDWSFRNMIPEITEQLLAELPVVGGVAIVEDQHDDTALVEGITPDGFLDRERELLRTAYDIMPTIPFDELDVVVVDRFGKDVSGQGMDTNVIGRRPFAINEPAPESPDIKRIFARSLTETTKGNAMGMGSADFVHEAVLRELEAEKTLINAITASTVRGVRLPPVVETDRAGLVASLSTGGVVPVAEARVIRVTDTMRLDRMYASSALVDEARERSDLRVVADPMPVEFDEDGQFAAPTPHES